One stretch of Candidatus Acidiferrales bacterium DNA includes these proteins:
- a CDS encoding P-II family nitrogen regulator: protein MKEIKAIIQPFVADKVISSLREMTDLPGVTVSQVKGFGRGRALGRPDSPEEAEIFGVKKIKLEIVVPDDLVEKVVQLIAKHAHTGNPGDGKIFVSTVDDVVKIRTGERGEKAI from the coding sequence ATGAAAGAGATCAAAGCCATTATCCAGCCATTCGTGGCGGACAAGGTTATCTCATCGCTCCGGGAAATGACGGACTTGCCCGGCGTCACCGTTTCCCAAGTCAAGGGATTCGGTCGCGGGAGGGCGCTAGGTCGCCCTGATTCGCCTGAGGAAGCGGAAATCTTCGGCGTCAAGAAGATCAAGCTGGAAATCGTGGTGCCCGACGATCTGGTTGAGAAGGTCGTCCAATTGATCGCCAAGCACGCGCACACCGGCAACCCCGGCGACGGGAAAATCTTTGTCTCAACGGTGGACGATGTGGTCAAGATTCGGACGGGCGAGCGAGGTGA
- a CDS encoding efflux RND transporter permease subunit, which translates to LVASLILAVTLMPVLASLFLREAKHDEPWLLRKIRAAYNPALDWAMRRPRIVASSALAIFALSGAVFYFMGAEFIPRLDEGDITIQAWRLPSISLQESINSTSQVEQVLRRFPEVKTVVSRTGSPEVATDVMGIELSDIFVILKPRSEWQTASTKEELIAKMNEALQKEVPGAGFGFTQPIEMRFNELIAGVRSDVGVRIFGDNLETLAQKGNEVAQALSTVRGAADVRVEQTAGLPMIRITIDRERLARYGLNAADVLDTVQATRVGKVVGTIFEGQRRFDLVVRLPEEVLGNPDVIATLPVANDKGRFVPLAQVADVRLDTGPSQVSRKNVQRRIVVESNVRGRDLASFVAEAQKKVSQAVRLPAGYYIEWGGQFEQLQEARQRLAVVVPLTLLAILLILYMAFGALRPALLIFLNVPLAATGGIFALALRGLPFSISAAVGFIALFGVAVLNGVVLVSYITQLRQEGRSIEEAVVEGAKTRLRPVLMTAMVASFGFVPMAMSTSMGAEVQRPLATVVIGGLVTSTLLTLLVLPTIYRWFEGKRREVEI; encoded by the coding sequence CTGGTGGCCTCTCTCATCCTCGCCGTCACGCTGATGCCGGTGCTGGCTTCTCTTTTTCTGCGCGAGGCGAAACACGACGAACCCTGGCTCCTCCGAAAGATTCGCGCCGCCTACAATCCCGCGCTGGATTGGGCGATGCGCCGTCCGCGAATCGTGGCCTCCTCCGCCCTGGCGATCTTTGCCCTCAGCGGAGCCGTGTTTTATTTCATGGGCGCTGAGTTCATTCCGCGACTGGATGAGGGCGACATCACCATCCAAGCCTGGCGGCTGCCGAGTATTTCCCTCCAGGAATCCATCAATTCCACCTCCCAAGTCGAGCAGGTTCTGCGGCGCTTTCCGGAGGTGAAGACCGTCGTATCTCGAACCGGAAGTCCTGAGGTGGCAACGGATGTGATGGGCATCGAGCTTTCTGACATCTTCGTTATCCTGAAGCCGCGCTCCGAGTGGCAAACGGCAAGTACCAAGGAAGAACTCATCGCCAAGATGAACGAAGCCCTCCAGAAGGAAGTACCCGGAGCGGGGTTCGGCTTCACGCAACCCATCGAGATGCGTTTCAACGAGTTGATCGCCGGCGTGCGCTCCGATGTAGGCGTGCGTATATTCGGGGACAATCTCGAAACGCTTGCGCAGAAGGGGAACGAGGTTGCGCAGGCGCTCAGCACCGTTCGCGGCGCTGCCGATGTGCGCGTGGAGCAGACTGCGGGACTTCCCATGATCCGGATCACGATTGACCGGGAGCGGCTGGCGCGCTACGGGCTCAATGCCGCCGATGTGCTCGACACCGTGCAAGCCACCCGTGTGGGCAAGGTGGTGGGGACCATTTTCGAAGGGCAGCGGCGCTTCGACTTGGTTGTCCGCTTGCCGGAGGAGGTTCTGGGCAATCCGGACGTCATCGCCACGCTTCCCGTCGCGAATGACAAGGGCCGCTTCGTGCCACTCGCGCAGGTGGCTGACGTGCGGCTGGATACGGGCCCCTCGCAAGTCAGCCGCAAGAACGTACAGCGGCGGATCGTGGTGGAATCCAACGTTCGCGGCCGTGACTTGGCAAGCTTTGTGGCGGAGGCACAGAAAAAGGTCAGCCAAGCTGTTCGCCTTCCCGCCGGGTATTACATCGAGTGGGGTGGGCAGTTCGAGCAGCTCCAGGAGGCCCGCCAGCGGCTTGCCGTGGTCGTCCCCCTGACTCTGCTGGCGATTCTCCTCATCTTGTACATGGCATTTGGCGCGCTTCGTCCGGCACTGCTGATCTTCCTCAACGTCCCGCTCGCAGCGACAGGTGGGATTTTCGCTCTTGCATTGCGCGGGTTGCCCTTCAGCATTTCGGCGGCAGTGGGGTTCATTGCTCTTTTTGGGGTCGCCGTGCTGAACGGCGTGGTTCTCGTTTCCTACATCACTCAGCTTCGGCAGGAAGGCCGCTCGATCGAGGAAGCGGTGGTGGAAGGGGCAAAAACGCGTCTCCGGCCCGTCTTGATGACGGCGATGGTCGCGAGCTTCGGCTTCGTCCCGATGGCCATGTCAACTTCCATGGGTGCGGAGGTTCAACGACCACTCGCCACCGTGGTGATCGGCGGTCTGGTCACCTCCACGCTGCTGACCTTGCTCGTGCTTCCCACAATTTACCGCTGGTTCGAAGGAAAGCGCCGCGAAGTGGAGATCTAA